One Vespula pensylvanica isolate Volc-1 chromosome 1, ASM1446617v1, whole genome shotgun sequence genomic region harbors:
- the LOC122638010 gene encoding uncharacterized protein LOC122638010, which produces MTMEDRTGGIDRAAPATSTTATTALLTSSSPSMISDVTSDASYPLQRASKRSFDVAFLVAPDENLARRQSEKLRLISGRKDRTRESVSLDNSLDADRLPQNLTIKHYDSDSSSQERRRLMHCTENSLSPPYVSPRTLTPTLPDIDSRRYVPTRQQKSPSPPGFTAQQSLLNTCSESLDPSLTCGKVYDSSLQCPVERHGESRSAFTKVHLGSQRNGFSDDGQTSPRSSISPDDRREGYQESISPPVVPLASATTYKYTSFPSKMTYPFLVGPEATASQPSLLENLKIPQIAQPPKVPSPKVATFRPDLPPVYPNLSYNPISVFPPMADALTRPRFLATAAGVAGLLPPSFAALTLPAQNVCAKCNLSFRMTSDLVYHMRSHHKNENSGEAARRRREEKLRCPVCDESFRERHHLTRHMTAHQDKESDAIVDQVEVKRRTTTVHSK; this is translated from the coding sequence ATGACAATGGAAGATCGCACGGGTGGCATCGACCGTGCCGCCCCCGCTACATCGACTACGGCGACAACGGCACTTTTAACGTCGAGTAGTCCGTCCATGATCAGTGATGTCACGTCGGATGCATCTTATCCTCTCCAACGTGCCAGTAAGCGTTCCTTCGACGTAGCGTTTCTCGTCGCGCCTGACGAAAATCTGGCCCGTAGGCAGAGCGAAAAGCTCAGATTAATTTCTGGTAGAAAGGATCGTACGAGAGAATCCGTGTCATTGGATAATTCTTTGGACGCCGATAGATTGCCACAGAATTTGACTATAAAGCATTACGACAGCGACTCTAGCTCGCAGGAGAGACGAAGGCTGATGCATTGTACCGAAAATTCTCTGAGTCCACCGTATGTATCTCCGAGAACGTTAACACCGACATTGCCGGACATCGATTCGCGAAGATACGTTCCTACTCGACAACAAAAGAGTCCAAGCCCACCTGGATTTACAGCACAACAATCATTACTAAATACTTGCTCCGAATCATTGGATCCAAGTTTAACATGCGGCAAAGTTTACGATAGCAGCTTGCAGTGTCCCGTGGAAAGGCATGGTGAATCCAGAAGCGCTTTCACGAAGGTTCATCTTGGTAGTCAAAGAAATGGGTTTAGCGACGACGGACAAACCTCGCCAAGATCGTCGATCTCGCCGGACGATCGAAGGGAAGGCTATCAAGAGAGCATCAGTCCTCCGGTCGTTCCTCTGGCAAGTGCGACCACTTACAAATATACCAGTTTTCCCAGCAAAATGACGTATCCCTTTTTGGTCGGTCCCGAAGCAACGGCCAGTCAGCCTAGTCTCCTGGAGAACTTGAAAATTCCTCAAATAGCACAACCACCGAAAGTTCCAAGCCCAAAAGTGGCAACTTTTCGGCCGGATCTTCCACCAGTTTATCCGAATCTTTCGTACAATCCTATATCCGTTTTTCCACCAATGGCAGATGCTTTGACAAGGCCAAGGTTCTTAGCCACTGCCGCTGGAGTCGCTGGCCTTTTACCACCGTCCTTCGCTGCTTTGACATTGCCCGCGCAAAATGTTTGCGCCAAGTGCAATCTTTCCTTTCGTATGACATCTGATCTGGTATATCACATGAGATCTCATCACAAGAACGAGAACTCTGGGGAAGCTGCTcgtagaaggagagaagaaaaattgagatGTCCTGTTTGCGACGAAAGCTTTCGCGAGAGACATCATCTAACAAGGCATATGACAGCTCATCAAGATAAAGAGAGCGACGCTATCGTTGATCAGGTTGAGGTCAAACGGCGTACCACCACTGTTCACAGCAAGTGA